Proteins encoded in a region of the Elizabethkingia bruuniana genome:
- a CDS encoding sugar transferase has translation MKRFFDIIFSLAGIIILIPIYIIVSIVITIDSKGGVIYKQKRIGKDGNPFGVMKFRTMHPGSFAKGAITIGDRDPRVTNVGYYLRKYKFDELPQLFNVLIGEMSFVGPRPEVEKYTVLYNETQKEVLSVRPGITDYASIKYRNESEILAQSSNPEKTYIEVIMPEKLNINLAYIKDNNIFKDVKIIFETFIAIMCK, from the coding sequence ATGAAAAGATTCTTTGATATTATTTTTTCACTGGCGGGTATTATTATACTAATCCCTATTTATATTATTGTATCAATTGTAATTACAATCGATAGTAAAGGAGGTGTTATATATAAACAAAAAAGGATTGGTAAAGATGGTAACCCTTTTGGTGTTATGAAATTTCGTACAATGCATCCCGGATCATTTGCAAAAGGAGCTATAACAATTGGTGATCGTGATCCCAGAGTTACAAATGTAGGCTATTACCTTAGAAAATATAAGTTTGATGAACTGCCTCAATTGTTTAATGTACTTATAGGGGAGATGTCGTTTGTTGGGCCAAGGCCTGAAGTGGAAAAATATACAGTTTTGTATAATGAAACTCAGAAAGAAGTGCTGTCAGTTCGACCAGGAATAACAGATTATGCATCTATAAAATACAGAAATGAAAGCGAGATTTTAGCACAAAGTAGTAATCCTGAGAAAACTTATATTGAGGTTATTATGCCAGAGAAATTAAATATCAATTTAGCTTATATAAAAGATAATAATATTTTTAAAGATGTTAAAATTATTTTTGAAACTTTTATTGCAATAATGTGTAAATAA
- the rfbC gene encoding dTDP-4-dehydrorhamnose 3,5-epimerase, translating to MKLIETPLKDCYIIEPSIFEDERGYFYEKYNEGKFEKLTGLNGHFVQDNISKSSYGVLRGLHLQKGDHAQAKLVSCLEGKVWDIAVDLRKDSLTFGQWYGIELTAENKIQFYVPRGFAHGFVVLSETAIFSYKCDNFYNKESEGSVKFNDSDLNIDWKISEADMILSEKDQNAPAFKDKNY from the coding sequence ATGAAATTAATAGAAACACCACTTAAAGATTGTTATATTATTGAACCGTCTATCTTTGAGGATGAAAGGGGATATTTTTATGAAAAATACAATGAAGGAAAATTTGAAAAATTAACGGGTTTGAATGGACATTTTGTTCAGGATAATATTTCAAAATCTTCATATGGAGTTTTAAGAGGATTGCATTTACAAAAAGGAGACCATGCACAAGCAAAATTAGTTTCCTGTTTAGAAGGAAAAGTATGGGATATCGCTGTAGATTTGAGAAAAGATTCTTTAACGTTTGGACAATGGTATGGAATAGAGCTTACAGCTGAGAATAAAATCCAGTTTTATGTGCCTAGAGGTTTTGCTCATGGTTTTGTAGTACTAAGTGAAACTGCAATTTTCTCTTACAAATGTGATAACTTCTATAACAAAGAATCTGAAGGGAGTGTTAAGTTCAATGATTCTGATCTTAATATTGACTGGAAAATTTCAGAAGCAGATATGATTTTATCAGAAAAGGATCAGAATGCTCCAGCTTTTAAAGATAAAAACTATTAA
- the gmd gene encoding GDP-mannose 4,6-dehydratase, producing MGKVALITGITGQDGSFLAEFLIEKGYEVHGIIRRSSSFNTDRIEHLYFDEWVRDMHQKRLVNLHYGDMTDSSSLMRIIQITQPDEIYNLAAQSHVKVSFDVPEYTAETDAVGTLRLLEAVRILGMENKTRIYQASTSELFGLVQEVPQKETTPFYPRSPYGVAKQYGFWITKNYRESYGMYAVNGILFNHESERRGETFVTRKVTLAVGRIVAGTQEKLYMGNLDALRDWGYAKDYVECMWLMLQHDVPEDFVIATGEMHTVREFITKSFKVAGIEIVWEGTGENEKGIDKATGKILVEVDPKYFRPAEVELLLGDPTKAKTLLGWNPTKTSFDELVEIMVKHDLALAQKNR from the coding sequence ATGGGAAAAGTAGCTTTAATAACAGGTATAACAGGACAAGATGGTTCTTTCTTGGCAGAATTTTTAATTGAAAAAGGATATGAAGTACATGGTATTATAAGAAGGTCTTCTTCTTTTAATACTGATCGTATTGAACATTTATATTTTGATGAATGGGTTAGAGATATGCATCAAAAAAGACTTGTTAATCTCCATTATGGAGATATGACTGATTCAAGCTCATTAATGCGTATCATTCAGATTACTCAACCCGATGAGATTTATAATCTTGCTGCACAAAGTCACGTTAAAGTGAGTTTTGATGTGCCAGAATATACAGCAGAAACTGATGCTGTTGGTACTCTTAGGCTTTTAGAGGCAGTAAGGATTCTTGGAATGGAAAATAAAACAAGAATTTATCAAGCCTCAACTTCAGAATTATTTGGCTTAGTACAAGAGGTTCCTCAAAAAGAAACAACTCCATTTTATCCGCGGTCTCCTTATGGAGTTGCTAAACAATATGGTTTTTGGATTACAAAAAATTACAGAGAGTCATACGGTATGTATGCTGTAAACGGTATATTGTTCAATCATGAAAGTGAGAGAAGAGGAGAAACATTTGTTACAAGAAAAGTAACATTGGCAGTGGGAAGAATTGTAGCAGGTACTCAAGAAAAATTATATATGGGTAATCTAGATGCATTGAGAGACTGGGGATATGCAAAAGATTATGTAGAATGTATGTGGCTGATGCTACAGCATGATGTCCCTGAAGATTTTGTTATTGCAACAGGTGAAATGCATACTGTAAGAGAGTTTATTACCAAATCCTTTAAAGTAGCTGGTATTGAAATCGTTTGGGAAGGAACTGGTGAAAATGAAAAAGGTATTGATAAAGCTACAGGAAAAATCTTGGTAGAGGTTGATCCTAAATATTTCCGCCCTGCTGAAGTGGAACTTTTACTTGGAGACCCTACAAAAGCGAAGACTTTATTAGGTTGGAACCCTACAAAAACAAGTTTTGATGAGTTGGTTGAAATAATGGTAAAACATGACTTAGCATTAGCACAGAAAAATAGATAG
- a CDS encoding GNAT family N-acetyltransferase encodes MEIRLAKLSDLDMIVEIHYNRFSNFFLTTLGKKFLKTFYKAFLKEPGILIVLLDEGNIKGFAAGSINNQNFFKKLFKNNFFGFIFSGIQIIFTNPKALKRIFSNTKKSEDAILEYSELLSIATVLNKKGYGKILLDSFEKEVALKNKGTLKLSLTTDYEDNDKAVKFYKDCEYEVLEVFESYQKRKMYRFIKNI; translated from the coding sequence ATGGAGATTAGATTGGCAAAGTTATCAGATCTGGATATGATTGTTGAGATACACTATAATAGATTTTCTAATTTCTTTCTCACGACTTTGGGTAAGAAATTTTTAAAGACATTTTATAAAGCTTTTCTTAAAGAACCAGGAATATTAATTGTTTTGTTGGATGAAGGTAATATTAAAGGTTTTGCTGCCGGAAGTATAAACAATCAAAATTTCTTTAAAAAGCTTTTTAAAAATAATTTTTTTGGATTTATTTTTTCAGGAATTCAAATCATATTTACCAATCCTAAAGCACTTAAGAGAATTTTTAGTAATACAAAGAAATCAGAAGATGCAATATTGGAGTATTCAGAGTTATTAAGTATAGCAACTGTTTTGAATAAAAAAGGTTATGGTAAAATATTACTTGATTCTTTTGAGAAAGAAGTAGCACTTAAAAATAAGGGAACTTTAAAGCTATCATTGACAACTGATTATGAAGATAATGATAAGGCTGTAAAATTCTATAAGGATTGTGAGTATGAAGTTCTTGAAGTTTTTGAGAGCTATCAAAAAAGAAAAATGTATCGATTTATCAAAAATATTTAA
- a CDS encoding mannose-1-phosphate guanylyltransferase, with amino-acid sequence MSKIINVILSGGVGSRLWPLSRKNKPKQYLDLFNNKSLFQLTALRNKSLCDKAFVLGNIENYKLSDEALSKISYDQYTQIIESTPRNTAAAIAFAAFAARENDILLVTPSDHLIEGRSEYEKSVLEAVELAKENYIVTFGLIPTRPETGFGYIQIKNGEVLSFREKPNLETAQEFMKSGDFYWNSGMFCFKAGIFLQELKKYAPFVYEEACKAFNVQDKNLIPLEDSLKIPSISVDYAVLEKTKLIKAVKARFQWSDMGSFESLYNYFINNGYPVDKYGNMVIGTDVHTEFLGLKKVIFINTDNAILILKKDKSQEVKKVYEKLEQKNSNLIK; translated from the coding sequence ATGTCTAAAATTATAAATGTAATTCTATCAGGTGGTGTAGGAAGTCGGTTATGGCCTCTTTCCAGAAAGAATAAGCCTAAACAATATCTTGATTTATTTAATAATAAGTCATTGTTTCAACTAACTGCTTTGAGAAATAAGTCATTATGTGATAAAGCTTTTGTTTTAGGTAATATTGAAAATTACAAACTTTCTGATGAGGCGCTGTCTAAAATTTCATATGATCAATATACTCAAATTATAGAATCAACACCTAGAAATACCGCGGCTGCTATTGCATTTGCTGCATTTGCTGCACGAGAAAATGATATTCTTTTAGTTACTCCATCAGATCATTTAATAGAAGGTAGAAGTGAGTATGAGAAATCTGTTTTGGAAGCGGTTGAATTAGCTAAAGAAAATTATATCGTAACTTTTGGTTTAATACCTACTAGGCCAGAAACTGGTTTTGGGTATATACAAATTAAAAATGGAGAAGTATTAAGTTTTAGAGAGAAACCCAATCTTGAGACAGCTCAGGAATTTATGAAAAGTGGTGATTTTTATTGGAATTCTGGAATGTTTTGCTTCAAAGCAGGCATATTTTTACAAGAATTAAAAAAATATGCTCCTTTTGTTTATGAAGAAGCATGCAAGGCATTCAACGTTCAAGATAAAAATTTAATTCCATTAGAAGATAGTTTAAAAATACCATCAATTTCAGTAGACTATGCTGTACTAGAAAAAACTAAGTTGATAAAAGCAGTTAAAGCAAGATTTCAGTGGTCTGATATGGGATCGTTTGAATCTCTTTATAATTATTTCATAAATAATGGATATCCTGTAGATAAATATGGTAATATGGTAATAGGAACAGATGTTCATACAGAATTTTTAGGGTTAAAAAAAGTTATCTTTATAAATACGGATAATGCAATATTAATTCTTAAAAAAGATAAATCACAAGAAGTAAAAAAAGTATATGAAAAGTTAGAGCAGAAAAACTCTAATCTAATAAAATAA
- the rfbB gene encoding dTDP-glucose 4,6-dehydratase, which produces MKNIIITGGAGFIGSHVVREFVIKNPEVTIINLDALTYAGNLENLKDIESLPNYVFEKADITKSEELRKVFEKYNPDAVVHLAAESHVDRSITDPNAFINTNVIGTANLLNLCREFWTLNPEHTHGRFPNESRTNLFYHVSTDEVYGSLGETGFFLETTAYDPQSPYSASKAASDHLVRAYGNTYGMPFIVSNCSNNYGPNHFPEKLIPLCISNILNEKPLPIYGDGKYTRDWLYVIDHARAIHQIFNEAKTGETYNIGGFNEWQNIDLVKELIKQLDAKLGKPEGYSEKLITFVKDRPGHDKRYAIDATKLNQDLGWKPSVTFEEGLSKTIDWYLDNKEWLENVTSGDYQKYYENQYS; this is translated from the coding sequence ATGAAGAATATTATTATTACAGGAGGTGCCGGTTTTATCGGATCCCATGTTGTAAGAGAATTTGTAATAAAAAATCCTGAGGTTACAATTATCAATCTGGATGCATTAACTTATGCGGGAAATCTGGAAAATTTGAAAGATATTGAAAGCCTACCTAATTATGTTTTTGAAAAAGCAGATATTACAAAATCTGAAGAGTTAAGAAAGGTTTTTGAAAAATATAATCCAGATGCTGTAGTACATTTGGCGGCAGAGAGTCATGTAGATAGAAGTATTACAGATCCAAATGCATTTATCAATACAAATGTTATTGGAACAGCAAATTTGCTTAATTTATGCCGTGAATTCTGGACACTTAATCCAGAACATACACATGGTAGATTTCCTAATGAATCAAGGACAAATCTTTTCTATCACGTTTCTACAGATGAAGTATATGGAAGTTTAGGTGAAACAGGTTTCTTTTTAGAAACAACAGCTTATGATCCTCAATCTCCTTATTCCGCTTCAAAAGCAGCATCAGATCATTTGGTAAGGGCCTATGGTAATACTTATGGAATGCCATTTATAGTTTCTAACTGTTCTAATAATTATGGTCCAAACCACTTCCCTGAAAAGTTGATTCCATTATGTATTTCTAATATTTTAAACGAAAAACCATTGCCAATTTACGGGGATGGAAAATATACAAGAGATTGGCTATATGTAATAGATCATGCCAGAGCAATTCATCAAATATTTAATGAAGCTAAAACTGGAGAAACCTATAATATTGGTGGTTTTAACGAGTGGCAGAATATTGATCTAGTAAAAGAATTAATAAAGCAATTAGATGCTAAATTAGGCAAGCCAGAAGGTTATTCTGAAAAGCTTATCACATTTGTTAAAGATCGCCCAGGGCATGACAAGCGTTATGCAATTGATGCAACAAAACTTAATCAGGATTTAGGATGGAAACCTTCAGTTACTTTTGAGGAAGGATTATCCAAAACAATTGACTGGTATCTGGATAATAAAGAGTGGTTAGAAAATGTAACTTCTGGGGATTATCAGAAATATTATGAAAATCAATATTCATAG
- a CDS encoding GDP-L-fucose synthase family protein codes for MQKDSKIYVAGHKGLVGSAIWKNLNAKGYTNLIGKTSKELDLLDPIATANFFEKEKPEYVFLAAAYVGGIMANNVYRADFIYKNLQIQQNVIYNSYKNNVTKLLFLGSTCIYPKNAHQPINENELLTDTLEYTNEPYAIAKIAGIKMCESFNLQYGTNFISVMPTNLYGPNDNFDLEKSHVLPAMIRKIYLAKALKNNDWDIIEEDLHKRPIEGISGNHIKEDIEIILNKYGIYKDRLELWGTGKPMREFLWSEEMGDACVFVMENINFNNVTPEGKEVRNTHINIGTGNDISIKDLSTMIAHTIGYDGIISFDDSKPDGTMRKLVDVSKINSLGWKHSIEISDGVKKIFDWYIQHS; via the coding sequence ATGCAGAAAGATAGTAAAATATATGTAGCAGGACATAAAGGTTTGGTAGGCTCTGCTATATGGAAAAACCTTAATGCTAAAGGATATACTAATCTTATTGGAAAGACATCTAAAGAATTAGATTTATTGGATCCAATAGCTACTGCAAATTTTTTTGAAAAGGAGAAACCAGAATATGTCTTTTTAGCAGCTGCTTATGTTGGGGGTATTATGGCTAACAATGTATACAGAGCTGATTTTATATATAAAAATCTTCAAATTCAGCAGAATGTAATTTATAATTCTTATAAAAATAATGTCACAAAATTATTATTTTTAGGTAGTACCTGTATTTATCCGAAAAATGCACATCAACCAATTAATGAAAATGAGTTATTGACGGATACTTTAGAATACACGAATGAGCCCTATGCAATTGCTAAAATTGCAGGGATTAAAATGTGCGAAAGTTTTAATCTGCAATATGGGACTAATTTTATTTCTGTAATGCCCACCAATTTGTACGGTCCGAATGATAATTTTGATCTTGAAAAAAGTCATGTTTTACCAGCAATGATCCGGAAAATATATTTAGCTAAGGCTTTGAAGAATAATGATTGGGATATTATAGAAGAAGATTTACATAAAAGACCAATCGAAGGTATTTCTGGTAATCATATTAAGGAAGACATAGAAATAATATTAAATAAATATGGTATATATAAAGATAGGCTAGAATTGTGGGGTACAGGAAAACCAATGCGAGAGTTTTTATGGAGTGAGGAGATGGGAGACGCTTGTGTTTTTGTTATGGAAAATATCAATTTCAATAATGTTACACCAGAAGGAAAAGAAGTCAGAAATACCCATATTAATATCGGTACAGGAAATGATATAAGTATAAAAGATCTATCCACTATGATTGCTCATACAATTGGATATGATGGGATAATCTCTTTTGATGATTCAAAACCGGATGGTACCATGAGAAAACTCGTTGATGTATCCAAAATAAATAGTTTAGGCTGGAAACATTCGATTGAGATATCGGATGGAGTTAAGAAAATTTTTGACTGGTATATTCAACATTCCTAA
- a CDS encoding O-antigen polymerase, whose protein sequence is MITFIILMSLFLLIFLFIIRKIGKNNFLLNTFIFTWLIVLFALILFNRPAVDYISEEGIIIIFAHLFILGFGVLIFDKKEVVFKRFPLQIKLSITTLFYLFLGLSLLGLYMFSKSVNLIDAIVLNQVATLRSNLLLKEIEVSPATVLLTNFLYPLAAIAPVYTLVYKKKPALFFFIVILFVVYSLSSGGKGGIVLMIGTLMGAIIYLIKTKRLVFDKRIKMIAIIMAVFVFAFITFITYSRTQHTNESISDNTSSMFVSYFTNSVPAFCQILKENGYSLFNINLSQHNLVRNIGGLFGIKFQWEMDSYIVYVPQPFNVFSSLADSIFSLGLIGSLFYYFIIGIIMGAINTMRNINGVFLYSIFFLFSFYSFFVDIFYFMVGSWFCIAAFFVFKIKFPEKYLRKQKF, encoded by the coding sequence ATGATTACTTTTATAATATTAATGAGCTTATTTTTACTTATTTTTCTTTTTATTATAAGAAAAATAGGGAAAAATAATTTTCTATTAAATACATTTATTTTCACTTGGCTAATTGTACTCTTTGCATTGATTTTATTTAATAGACCTGCTGTAGATTATATCAGTGAAGAAGGTATCATTATCATCTTTGCTCATTTATTTATATTGGGATTTGGAGTGTTAATTTTTGATAAAAAAGAAGTCGTGTTCAAGCGCTTCCCGCTTCAGATTAAATTAAGCATTACAACACTGTTTTATTTATTTCTAGGATTATCGTTGCTAGGATTATATATGTTTTCGAAATCTGTAAATCTGATTGATGCTATAGTGTTGAATCAGGTAGCGACTTTGAGATCAAATTTATTATTAAAAGAAATTGAAGTGAGTCCTGCAACTGTTCTTCTAACCAATTTTTTATATCCTTTGGCGGCAATTGCTCCCGTATATACATTAGTTTACAAAAAAAAGCCAGCCTTGTTTTTTTTTATTGTTATATTATTTGTTGTTTATTCTCTTTCATCAGGGGGAAAAGGTGGTATAGTTTTGATGATTGGGACATTAATGGGAGCAATTATCTATTTAATTAAAACAAAAAGACTTGTTTTTGATAAACGAATCAAAATGATAGCCATAATTATGGCAGTATTTGTATTCGCATTTATTACGTTTATTACCTATTCAAGAACTCAACACACAAATGAGTCAATTTCAGATAATACATCAAGTATGTTTGTCTCTTATTTTACTAATTCTGTTCCTGCGTTTTGCCAGATTTTAAAAGAAAATGGATATAGTTTATTTAATATAAACCTTTCACAACATAACCTGGTGAGAAATATAGGAGGACTCTTTGGAATAAAGTTTCAATGGGAAATGGATTCTTATATTGTTTATGTTCCTCAACCGTTTAATGTTTTTTCTTCTTTGGCAGATTCTATATTTTCTCTTGGATTAATAGGATCTTTGTTTTATTATTTCATTATCGGAATAATTATGGGAGCTATAAATACAATGCGTAATATCAATGGTGTTTTCTTATATTCTATATTTTTTCTATTCTCATTTTATTCTTTCTTCGTTGATATCTTTTATTTTATGGTAGGTTCCTGGTTTTGTATAGCAGCATTCTTTGTTTTTAAAATAAAATTCCCTGAAAAATATTTGAGAAAACAGAAATTTTGA
- a CDS encoding DegT/DnrJ/EryC1/StrS family aminotransferase: MKIPFSPPFVDQDVINEVVDTLESGWITTGPKVKALEEEVSKLTHAPRALAVNSWTSGAILILKWFGIKEGDEVIIPAYTYSATALAVLHCGATPVMVDVKDDFTVDPDEIKKAITAKTKVIMPVDIAGLPCDYDAINNIVKDEKYIALFNASSENQKKLGRILVLSDAAHSVGAKYEHKQTGTWADITIFSFHAVKNITTSEGGAICINLPQSFNNDDEYAIMRLWTLNGQTKDAFTKSQGGGNSWKYDIVFQGLKVNMPDVCAAIGLAQIRKYTTKLLEERKRVAMRYQDFFSSKDWAQLPILEDEKRISCYHLYALRIKNISEEQRDQIMELIALAGVSVNVHFIPMPMLTLFKDLGYDIRNYPVAYDNYSREISLPIYPQLSNENIDYICKTIEESYKTII, translated from the coding sequence ATGAAAATTCCTTTTTCCCCACCTTTTGTGGATCAAGATGTTATAAATGAAGTTGTAGATACTCTAGAATCAGGGTGGATTACTACAGGGCCCAAAGTAAAAGCTTTAGAAGAAGAAGTTAGTAAATTAACACATGCTCCCCGTGCTTTAGCAGTAAACTCATGGACTTCTGGAGCTATTCTAATTTTGAAATGGTTTGGTATTAAAGAAGGTGATGAAGTTATCATCCCAGCTTATACTTATAGTGCTACGGCATTAGCTGTACTACATTGCGGGGCAACACCTGTAATGGTAGATGTAAAAGATGATTTTACAGTTGATCCTGATGAAATTAAAAAGGCCATTACTGCTAAAACAAAAGTAATAATGCCTGTTGATATTGCTGGTTTGCCATGTGATTATGATGCTATAAATAACATTGTGAAAGATGAAAAATATATTGCATTATTTAATGCCTCATCTGAAAATCAAAAAAAATTAGGAAGAATTTTAGTCCTTTCTGATGCAGCACATTCAGTCGGTGCTAAATACGAACATAAACAAACTGGAACATGGGCAGATATTACCATTTTTTCTTTTCACGCTGTTAAGAATATTACAACTTCAGAAGGTGGTGCAATTTGTATTAATTTGCCACAATCATTTAATAATGACGATGAGTATGCAATAATGCGATTGTGGACATTGAATGGCCAAACTAAGGACGCATTTACAAAGTCGCAAGGGGGAGGCAATAGCTGGAAATATGATATTGTATTTCAAGGATTGAAGGTAAATATGCCAGATGTTTGTGCTGCAATAGGCTTAGCTCAAATAAGAAAATATACAACAAAGCTATTAGAAGAAAGAAAACGTGTAGCTATGCGCTATCAAGACTTTTTTTCGTCGAAAGATTGGGCTCAGCTTCCAATTTTAGAAGATGAAAAACGAATATCATGTTATCATCTTTATGCACTACGTATAAAAAACATTTCTGAAGAACAACGTGACCAAATAATGGAATTAATAGCCTTGGCTGGAGTTTCAGTTAATGTACATTTTATACCAATGCCAATGCTAACTTTATTTAAAGATCTTGGATATGATATTAGAAATTACCCAGTAGCATATGATAATTATAGTAGAGAAATTTCATTACCAATATATCCACAATTAAGTAATGAGAATATTGATTATATCTGTAAAACAATAGAAGAATCATATAAAACCATTATTTAA
- a CDS encoding adenylyltransferase/cytidyltransferase family protein, with amino-acid sequence MKTQKIGITFSAFDLLHAGHIKMLEEAKTVCDYLIVGLQLDPTLDRPNKNKPTQSIVERYIQLKACRSVDEIIPYNTEEDLLDILKSFVIDVRIIGDDYRDTNFTGKEYCEQKGIEIYYNKRDHRFSSTALKKAVYEQELKKQEANK; translated from the coding sequence ATGAAAACACAAAAAATAGGAATTACCTTTTCTGCTTTTGATTTATTACATGCGGGACACATCAAGATGCTCGAAGAGGCAAAAACTGTATGTGATTATCTTATTGTTGGTTTGCAGCTAGATCCGACTCTTGATAGGCCAAATAAAAATAAACCTACGCAAAGTATTGTTGAGCGTTATATTCAGCTAAAAGCATGTCGTTCAGTGGATGAAATTATTCCATATAATACAGAAGAAGATTTATTAGATATCTTAAAGTCCTTTGTTATAGATGTGCGTATTATTGGAGACGATTATCGTGATACAAACTTTACAGGAAAAGAGTATTGTGAACAAAAAGGTATTGAAATATATTATAATAAAAGAGATCATCGTTTTTCAAGTACAGCTTTGAAAAAGGCCGTTTATGAGCAAGAACTTAAAAAGCAAGAGGCTAATAAATAA
- a CDS encoding glycosyltransferase family 4 protein, whose protein sequence is MNIILINPYGPIPIPEEKWREYRFTIIGNYLSSLGHNVIWYTSSFSHHFKKQRSAGWKDIFINDNFKIRLVPTPGYDKNISFGRFFRDIIFSYKVYNYHFDEKPDLILYSESPLSFGYAGYKLARKLSVPVIYDQMDLWPELIINSFPKKMRKFFNMCFYPVFRNRKKVYSDLDGFISLAQPYMDIPMKIVPSLKNKPNIVIYNGIDVSEFRDNANPDPELLKKLPLKKEGELWYTFAGTLGPSYDILNLLDVAKKVINNKNNSIKFLIAGDGPLKKEVQEFSAKNGSETVLYLGKLKPESLSFLYSKSDVGLSIYTEISNVEMPDKFYDYTAAGLPVINSLKGEVGSIVEKERVGLNYIPGNTDSLFNTIIKLYDDEFKRKEYAENSYKIGSIFDKNLQIKKIDPFIDQVMKSFHNTN, encoded by the coding sequence ATGAATATTATACTCATCAATCCATATGGCCCAATTCCTATTCCAGAGGAGAAATGGAGAGAATATAGGTTCACAATTATTGGAAATTATTTATCCTCATTGGGACATAATGTTATTTGGTACACATCTTCATTCTCACACCATTTTAAGAAACAACGATCTGCAGGATGGAAAGATATTTTTATTAATGATAATTTTAAGATAAGACTTGTTCCAACGCCAGGGTATGATAAAAATATATCCTTTGGAAGATTTTTCAGAGATATAATTTTTTCATATAAAGTTTATAATTATCATTTTGATGAGAAACCAGATTTGATATTGTATAGTGAATCTCCACTTAGTTTTGGTTATGCCGGGTATAAACTTGCAAGAAAGCTATCTGTTCCTGTGATTTATGATCAAATGGATTTATGGCCTGAGCTTATCATCAATTCATTTCCAAAAAAAATGAGAAAATTTTTTAATATGTGCTTTTATCCTGTGTTTAGAAATAGGAAAAAAGTTTATTCTGATCTGGATGGATTTATATCTCTTGCACAACCTTATATGGATATTCCCATGAAAATCGTACCAAGCCTTAAAAATAAACCAAATATAGTTATATATAATGGTATTGATGTTTCAGAGTTTAGGGATAATGCTAATCCCGATCCTGAATTATTAAAAAAACTCCCACTAAAAAAAGAAGGAGAATTGTGGTACACATTTGCAGGAACATTGGGGCCTTCTTATGATATTTTGAATCTTTTGGATGTAGCAAAGAAAGTTATAAATAATAAAAATAATTCTATTAAGTTTTTAATAGCTGGTGATGGACCTTTGAAAAAAGAAGTTCAGGAATTTTCAGCTAAAAATGGTTCGGAGACTGTATTATACTTAGGAAAGTTAAAACCTGAAAGTCTTTCATTTTTGTATAGTAAAAGTGATGTTGGTTTGTCCATTTATACTGAGATATCAAATGTTGAAATGCCGGATAAATTTTATGATTATACAGCAGCTGGATTACCAGTTATTAATTCATTAAAAGGAGAGGTTGGAAGCATTGTTGAAAAGGAAAGAGTGGGGCTAAATTACATCCCAGGTAATACAGATTCTCTATTTAATACAATTATTAAATTATACGATGATGAATTTAAAAGAAAAGAATATGCTGAAAATTCATATAAAATAGGCTCAATTTTCGATAAAAATCTCCAAATAAAAAAAATAGATCCATTCATTGATCAAGTAATGAAGTCATTCCACAATACAAATTAA